In a single window of the Candidatus Deferrimicrobiaceae bacterium genome:
- a CDS encoding OmpA family protein, translating to MPRSISITIMVLAVALAGGCTMSSTYEKKALEADGLAKDVGGLKQKVQELSLENENLKVRVEALRLQVGNTEVERNKFEKDLKYVTGAKDKLTADNQELDKQLKSKADAESRSMGELKQKVAELEDANGKLKEEIAGLKKTAEEKVRSMGESQGAYEKLRGENAMLQKSIDEKAKQIADAQAKADKIMQEGGKGQEEKSRQLGELKATSEKLQAEVAELKKTIDGKDRQIEELQAANKKLSVDVAVKEKVEELSSTYKAMMEQMKGEIAKGQVTITELKGKLTLNMADSILFDSGKAEVRSGGTTVLAKVAAVLGGVKDKQIRIAGHTDNIQITGALAKKFPSNWELSAHRAINVMRSLEDRGIGGVQMAAVAYADTRPVASNDTADGRAKNRRIEITLVPKE from the coding sequence ATGCCGAGATCCATCTCGATCACGATCATGGTCCTGGCGGTTGCACTGGCCGGCGGGTGCACGATGAGCAGCACGTACGAAAAGAAGGCGCTGGAAGCCGACGGGCTCGCCAAGGACGTGGGCGGGCTCAAGCAGAAGGTGCAGGAGCTGTCGCTCGAAAACGAGAACCTCAAGGTCCGAGTCGAGGCGCTCCGCCTGCAGGTGGGCAACACCGAGGTCGAGCGGAACAAGTTCGAGAAGGATCTCAAGTATGTGACCGGCGCCAAGGACAAGCTCACCGCCGATAACCAGGAGCTCGACAAGCAGCTGAAGTCGAAGGCGGATGCCGAGTCCCGATCGATGGGAGAGCTCAAGCAGAAGGTCGCCGAGCTCGAGGATGCCAACGGGAAACTGAAGGAAGAGATCGCGGGATTGAAAAAGACGGCCGAGGAAAAGGTCCGGTCGATGGGCGAGTCGCAGGGGGCCTACGAGAAGCTCCGGGGCGAGAACGCGATGCTCCAGAAATCGATCGACGAGAAGGCGAAGCAGATCGCCGACGCTCAGGCCAAGGCCGACAAGATCATGCAGGAAGGCGGCAAGGGGCAGGAAGAGAAGTCCCGCCAGCTCGGCGAACTCAAGGCAACCTCCGAGAAGCTTCAGGCCGAGGTCGCCGAACTCAAGAAGACGATCGACGGGAAAGACCGGCAGATCGAGGAACTGCAGGCCGCGAACAAGAAGCTTTCGGTCGACGTTGCCGTCAAGGAAAAGGTCGAGGAGCTCAGCTCGACGTACAAGGCAATGATGGAGCAGATGAAGGGCGAGATCGCCAAAGGGCAGGTCACCATCACCGAGCTCAAGGGGAAGCTGACGCTCAACATGGCCGACTCCATCCTCTTCGATTCCGGGAAGGCTGAAGTCCGGTCCGGCGGCACCACGGTTCTCGCAAAGGTGGCTGCCGTGCTGGGCGGCGTCAAGGACAAGCAGATCCGCATCGCCGGCCACACCGACAACATCCAGATCACCGGGGCGCTCGCCAAGAAATTCCCCAGCAACTGGGAACTGTCGGCGCACCGGGCCATCAACGTGATGCGTTCGCTCGAGGATCGGGGGATCGGCGGCGTCCAGATGGCCGCAGTCGCGTATGCGGACACTCGGCCCGTCGCCTCGAACGACACGGCTGACGGCCGGGCCAAGAACCGGCGCATCGAGATCACGTTGGTACCGAAGGAATAG
- a CDS encoding HD-GYP domain-containing protein: MLKKIDTRNLKVGMVVERMDRPWLEHPFLTSRKKITSASQINKLLEYSIDEVYINPDLGLDFEPLDAPVPEPDFPESETDFEQPGLELQTDHAPPPSDATASPRPSWAPVSIDDPVSFEEEIKVARLVQREARFVVNDVMHDIRIGKNIEGGKVSKVVENMVASIFRNRDALTSLTRIKGYDEYTFVHSVNVCALCLTLGRHLGLDPEQLRNLGIGAMLHDTGKMKVPIAILNKPGRLTEREFTEMKKHPIYSAEIMSGTDGIPEEAKSIALQHHERFHGNGYPFGLRGDEIRMFSQLTSIIDVYDAITSNRCYSKALPAYEGIKKLYEWGRTDFNLPFVERFIQCLGIYPVGTVVQLDSSEIGVVLSINHEMILRPNVLLIYKDEHRRYPSPVNADLTLRKEDGKRFARTIVRPLNPDQWRIDVEQILAKVG; the protein is encoded by the coding sequence TTGCTGAAGAAGATCGACACACGGAACCTGAAGGTCGGGATGGTCGTCGAGAGGATGGACCGCCCGTGGCTCGAACACCCCTTCCTGACCAGCCGCAAGAAGATCACATCGGCATCCCAGATCAACAAGCTGCTCGAATACAGCATCGACGAGGTTTATATCAACCCCGACCTGGGCCTCGATTTCGAGCCCCTGGATGCGCCCGTTCCCGAACCCGATTTCCCGGAGTCGGAAACCGATTTCGAACAGCCCGGACTTGAGCTCCAGACCGACCACGCCCCGCCACCGTCCGACGCAACCGCTTCGCCCCGCCCGTCATGGGCGCCGGTCTCGATCGACGATCCGGTCTCGTTCGAGGAAGAGATCAAGGTCGCGCGCCTCGTCCAGAGGGAAGCCCGCTTCGTCGTCAACGACGTGATGCACGACATCCGCATCGGGAAGAATATCGAAGGCGGCAAGGTGTCGAAGGTTGTCGAAAACATGGTCGCGTCGATCTTCCGGAACCGGGATGCCCTTACCAGCCTGACCCGGATCAAGGGATACGACGAATACACCTTCGTCCATTCGGTTAACGTCTGCGCCCTTTGTCTCACGCTCGGGCGCCACCTCGGGCTCGATCCGGAGCAGCTTCGCAACCTGGGCATCGGGGCGATGCTGCACGACACCGGCAAGATGAAGGTTCCCATCGCGATCCTCAACAAGCCCGGCAGGCTGACCGAACGCGAGTTCACGGAGATGAAGAAGCACCCGATCTACAGCGCGGAGATCATGTCCGGGACCGACGGCATCCCCGAAGAGGCCAAGTCCATCGCGCTTCAGCATCACGAACGGTTCCACGGCAACGGCTACCCGTTCGGTCTCCGGGGTGACGAGATCCGGATGTTCAGCCAGCTGACGTCGATCATCGACGTCTATGACGCGATCACCTCGAACCGCTGCTACAGCAAGGCGCTCCCCGCATACGAGGGGATCAAGAAGCTCTACGAGTGGGGGCGCACCGATTTCAACCTCCCCTTCGTCGAGCGTTTCATCCAGTGCCTCGGCATCTACCCGGTCGGGACCGTCGTGCAGCTCGACAGCTCCGAGATCGGCGTGGTCCTGTCGATCAATCACGAAATGATCCTGCGACCGAACGTGCTCCTGATCTACAAGGACGAACATCGCCGCTACCCATCCCCCGTCAACGCCGACCTCACTCTGCGAAAAGAGGACGGGAAGCGGTTCGCCCGGACGATCGTTCGGCCGCTGAACCCGGACCAGTGGCGAATCGACGTCGAACAGATCCTGGCCAAGGTCGGCTGA
- the hrpB gene encoding ATP-dependent helicase HrpB — MKPTRSNLELPIDPILPSIVEAVRSRGVVVLEAPPGAGKTTRVPLALLEAGLAGAGELIVLEPRRLAARMAAVRIASELGEAVGETVGYQVRYEDVSGPKTRLKFVTEGILVRRLIAEPFLPGVGAVVLDEFHERHLHADLALALLRRIREDRRPELRLAVMSATLDADPVAAWLDAPVVRAEGRRYEVSVEYLEPSETADPGVRDEARVARALRKLIAEGNGGNILVFLPGMSEIRRAMDACADIAGKGGYDLLPLHGSLSPEAQDRAVLPGLRPKAIFSTNVAETSVTIEGVTAVIDSGLARIASHSPWSGLPRLELRKISRASAAQRAGRAGRTAPGRVIRLYTRFDHDMRPANDLPEIAREDLAETVLVSAALGVADLAWLDPPPRVAWESAVSLLKTLGALDPVGEITRLGREMIRFPLHPRLSALVVEAHARGAGREGALAAALVAEMDIRERGTNVRNGRRAVNGNSDLIERVHLFREAERSRFFPERLRSLGLSSVAVAQVDRARGQIAGHLRDAFAKPEALAPVNADEVLMVATLASFSDRLGRRRKPGSDEIVLAAGGTARLSQESVVGAAPLLVAVDVEESRGGATIRMASAVTPEMLLDRFPDRLKWEEASIWNESAGRVEGWEKLTFDAFVLESSRLGRVDPQRASELLAGAARAKGIRAFAPAGALDRLLARMAYVSNAFPDSGLVPFSEEALDGVLKKLCEGRRSFAELEAGNLLQAAASMLAPDRRAFLDRMAPERIALPGGRMVMVQYDPDGKAPYLECRLQDFFGANSGPAIGEGRTPLVLHLLAPNMRAVQVTSDLAGFWERHYPAIRKELMRRYPKHAWPDRPRDAAPAPAAGRHRQSKGK; from the coding sequence ATGAAGCCGACCCGTTCGAACCTCGAGTTGCCCATCGATCCGATCCTCCCTTCGATCGTCGAGGCCGTCCGCTCCCGCGGCGTTGTCGTCCTGGAGGCGCCCCCGGGTGCAGGGAAGACGACTCGCGTTCCTCTGGCGTTGCTGGAAGCGGGGCTCGCCGGCGCCGGGGAACTGATCGTCCTGGAACCGAGGCGGCTCGCGGCGCGGATGGCCGCGGTGCGGATCGCCTCTGAGCTCGGAGAGGCGGTTGGGGAGACCGTCGGCTACCAGGTCCGCTACGAGGATGTTTCCGGGCCGAAGACGCGTCTGAAGTTCGTCACGGAAGGAATCCTCGTCCGGCGACTGATTGCCGAGCCGTTTCTTCCCGGCGTCGGGGCGGTCGTTCTCGACGAGTTCCATGAGCGCCACCTGCACGCAGACCTCGCGTTGGCGCTGTTGCGACGGATTCGGGAGGACAGGCGCCCGGAGCTCCGGTTGGCGGTGATGTCGGCGACGCTGGACGCCGACCCGGTGGCCGCTTGGCTCGATGCCCCGGTCGTTCGGGCCGAGGGGCGCAGATACGAAGTTTCCGTGGAATACCTGGAGCCGTCCGAGACGGCCGATCCGGGAGTCCGGGACGAGGCGCGGGTTGCTCGCGCATTGCGGAAGCTGATCGCGGAGGGGAACGGCGGCAACATCCTGGTGTTTCTGCCCGGGATGTCCGAGATTCGTCGCGCGATGGACGCCTGCGCGGACATCGCCGGAAAAGGCGGGTACGATCTCCTTCCGCTCCACGGGAGCCTGTCTCCGGAAGCCCAGGACCGTGCGGTTCTTCCCGGCCTCCGCCCAAAGGCGATCTTCTCCACCAACGTTGCGGAAACGTCGGTCACGATCGAAGGCGTCACGGCGGTCATCGACAGCGGGCTTGCCCGCATCGCATCCCACTCCCCCTGGTCCGGCCTCCCCCGGCTCGAACTCCGCAAGATCTCGCGCGCCTCCGCCGCCCAGCGCGCCGGGCGCGCAGGGCGAACCGCGCCGGGGCGGGTCATCAGGCTCTACACCCGTTTCGATCACGACATGCGCCCGGCGAACGATCTCCCGGAGATCGCCCGGGAGGACCTGGCCGAGACGGTGCTGGTGTCCGCGGCGCTGGGCGTTGCCGATCTGGCGTGGCTCGACCCGCCCCCGCGCGTCGCGTGGGAATCAGCCGTTTCCCTCCTGAAAACTTTGGGCGCGCTCGACCCCGTTGGTGAAATCACCCGACTCGGCCGGGAGATGATTCGTTTTCCGCTCCACCCGCGCCTTTCGGCCCTCGTCGTCGAGGCGCACGCGAGGGGAGCGGGGCGGGAAGGGGCGCTTGCAGCCGCCCTCGTTGCCGAGATGGACATCAGGGAAAGAGGGACGAACGTGCGCAATGGCAGGCGAGCGGTCAACGGCAATTCAGACCTGATCGAGCGCGTGCACCTGTTCCGCGAGGCCGAGAGAAGCCGGTTTTTCCCGGAACGTCTCCGCTCCCTCGGGCTTTCTTCCGTCGCCGTTGCCCAAGTCGATCGTGCGCGGGGGCAGATTGCGGGACATTTGCGGGATGCTTTCGCCAAGCCCGAAGCTCTCGCGCCCGTAAACGCCGACGAGGTCTTGATGGTGGCGACGTTGGCCTCGTTTTCGGACCGGCTCGGAAGGCGCCGAAAGCCGGGCAGCGACGAGATCGTTCTCGCGGCCGGCGGAACCGCACGCTTGTCGCAGGAAAGCGTGGTCGGTGCGGCGCCGCTCCTGGTCGCGGTCGACGTCGAGGAAAGCCGGGGGGGCGCTACGATCCGCATGGCGTCCGCCGTGACCCCCGAGATGCTGCTCGACCGCTTTCCCGATCGCCTGAAATGGGAGGAGGCCTCGATCTGGAACGAGAGCGCCGGGCGCGTGGAGGGATGGGAGAAGCTGACCTTCGACGCCTTCGTCCTCGAATCGTCGCGACTCGGCCGGGTCGATCCGCAAAGGGCGTCGGAATTGCTCGCGGGGGCGGCCCGGGCGAAAGGGATCCGGGCCTTCGCCCCTGCCGGGGCGCTCGACCGGCTGTTGGCTCGGATGGCGTACGTCTCGAACGCTTTTCCGGACTCGGGTCTTGTCCCCTTTTCGGAGGAGGCGCTCGACGGCGTGCTGAAGAAACTATGCGAAGGCAGGCGTAGTTTCGCGGAGCTGGAAGCGGGGAACCTGTTGCAGGCGGCGGCCTCGATGCTTGCGCCCGACCGGCGCGCCTTCCTCGATCGGATGGCGCCCGAGCGGATCGCCCTGCCCGGGGGACGCATGGTCATGGTGCAATACGACCCGGACGGAAAGGCGCCGTACTTGGAATGCCGACTCCAGGATTTCTTCGGCGCGAATAGCGGGCCCGCGATCGGAGAAGGCCGTACGCCGCTCGTGCTGCACCTGCTTGCGCCCAATATGCGTGCAGTCCAGGTGACGTCCGACCTGGCCGGTTTCTGGGAGCGCCACTATCCGGCGATCCGGAAAGAGCTGATGCGCCGCTATCCGAAGCACGCCTGGCCGGACCGCCCCCGGGACGCCGCCCCTGCGCCCGCCGCCGGTCGTCATCGACAATCGAAGGGCAAATGA
- the recD gene encoding exodeoxyribonuclease V subunit alpha, whose product MDDLSFVEIDRCFARFLGRITGCSSPERLIAAALVSAAGRSGHVCLDLADVAGESVPHEGPDGGEMQIAPPLPGWIDSLRGWEAVGKPGENYPLLLDDFNRLYLHRYWRYEDAVARFLCQRDSGRTPSATSGSLAAALDRYFPPSGDGAPDLQREAAAAAATGRVTLITGGPGTGKTSTVVKILALLIEQAGAAPIDVALTAPTGKAAARLKEAVEAARDRLDCESWVRDRVPSGASTIHRMLGARPGGASFRHGPDNPLPHDVVVVDEASMIDLPLMSRLVSALAPQARLVLLGDRDQLASVEPGAVFGDICESAGSSRMTAIVVPLRKSWRFREDSGIGAVSRLVNEGKGGEALAIIDTGRHADIGFRDIREDPSVLESAILSGYAGYLDGDSIPAAFEAFNRFRILCPFRSGPYGIEAVNRFAERVLDRAGLIRPRGGHYKGRPIMVTRNDYRARLFNGDVGILYPNPDAGDALYAWFLSDDGSFRAVSTARLPEHETVYAMTVHKSQGSEFDQVMLLLGSTLSDHLTRESLYTGLTRARSRVDIVGSRDVFRAAAERRVERRSGLAEALRGGTGPP is encoded by the coding sequence ATGGATGACCTCTCGTTCGTCGAGATCGACCGCTGTTTCGCCAGGTTCCTGGGCCGCATCACCGGCTGCTCCTCTCCCGAAAGGCTTATTGCCGCGGCGCTCGTCAGCGCCGCCGGGCGCAGCGGGCACGTCTGCCTCGATCTGGCCGACGTCGCGGGGGAATCCGTTCCCCATGAAGGGCCCGACGGGGGCGAGATGCAAATTGCGCCCCCGCTTCCCGGCTGGATCGATTCGCTACGGGGCTGGGAAGCCGTCGGGAAGCCGGGCGAAAACTACCCGCTGCTCCTCGACGACTTCAATCGGCTCTACCTGCATCGTTACTGGCGCTACGAGGATGCGGTCGCAAGATTCCTGTGCCAACGCGATTCGGGTCGGACGCCTTCCGCCACCTCCGGCAGCCTGGCAGCGGCGCTCGATCGATATTTCCCGCCATCAGGCGACGGGGCGCCCGACCTCCAGCGCGAAGCCGCCGCCGCTGCGGCGACCGGCCGGGTCACGCTGATCACGGGTGGACCGGGCACCGGCAAGACGTCCACCGTGGTCAAGATCCTCGCGCTGCTTATCGAGCAGGCGGGGGCCGCTCCGATCGACGTGGCGCTGACAGCTCCGACCGGGAAGGCGGCCGCCCGGCTCAAGGAAGCGGTCGAGGCCGCACGCGACAGGCTCGACTGCGAATCCTGGGTGCGCGATCGCGTCCCCTCCGGGGCATCGACGATCCACCGGATGCTCGGCGCGCGTCCCGGCGGCGCGTCCTTCCGCCATGGCCCCGACAACCCGCTTCCGCACGACGTCGTCGTCGTCGACGAAGCCTCGATGATCGACCTGCCGCTCATGTCCCGGCTGGTATCCGCCCTTGCCCCGCAGGCCCGCCTGGTCCTGCTGGGCGACCGCGACCAGCTCGCCTCGGTCGAGCCGGGCGCGGTGTTCGGCGACATCTGCGAAAGCGCCGGTTCCAGCCGCATGACGGCCATCGTCGTACCGCTTCGGAAGAGCTGGCGCTTCCGGGAAGACAGCGGGATCGGCGCCGTCAGCCGCCTGGTCAACGAGGGGAAGGGGGGGGAAGCGCTGGCGATCATCGATACCGGCCGACATGCCGACATCGGGTTCCGCGACATCAGGGAGGATCCGTCCGTCCTCGAATCCGCCATCCTTTCCGGTTACGCCGGGTACCTTGATGGCGATTCGATCCCGGCTGCCTTCGAAGCGTTCAACCGGTTCCGGATCCTGTGCCCGTTCCGTTCCGGACCATACGGCATCGAGGCCGTCAATCGCTTCGCTGAGCGCGTGCTGGACCGGGCCGGGCTGATCCGCCCGCGGGGGGGGCACTACAAGGGGCGTCCGATCATGGTCACGCGCAACGATTACCGGGCGAGGCTCTTCAACGGCGATGTCGGCATCCTGTATCCGAATCCTGACGCCGGCGATGCGCTTTATGCCTGGTTTCTGTCCGATGACGGTTCGTTCCGGGCCGTGTCGACCGCACGGCTTCCCGAGCACGAGACGGTCTACGCGATGACCGTCCACAAGAGCCAGGGGTCCGAGTTCGATCAAGTGATGCTGCTACTCGGGTCGACGCTGTCCGATCACCTCACGCGAGAGTCCCTTTACACCGGCCTCACGCGGGCCAGGTCGCGCGTCGATATCGTGGGCAGTCGAGACGTCTTCCGCGCTGCCGCCGAACGCAGGGTTGAGCGGCGGTCCGGGCTCGCCGAAGCGCTTCGCGGAGGGACCGGCCCGCCTTGA
- a CDS encoding DEAD/DEAH box helicase, translated as MNLPKDASSTEPFFSMLLDLDGRGIDVSILRDGRRVVHASLAPGPLSSFLPGAAEPVSEPREKLRKHFLAHADGYPVAVRFSRRILPMRWVGYSVRGTRTEADLVEGGLLVLRHRVIVGSGSRKGPIVRDGFFFDLVRGEFGLLPRDGGWRAWHRMRRHLHGKGVHPVEEDVPGRKAVFLAADVERQGIPVGDEFPAEEGGLQIRINGRPVVAEPVVPSPGLSIHPSGNPRTPWVIRGELKIGNHLFPISEEAIRVFRPESIPSLIRRSGGEPGWYDAMHEAMLPGAEPSSGRETYRAAFDAIGHLRESVAMVLPLEGRWVSFCSDPLNQARMLEIPFRLFGFRIFQGAREPGELRVPGAEVNERLHALLAATTAGGFPLSYEDRDVASANVTVSVEAAGGQFDWFEVRPEISIDGESLDEATWEEALLRDGFVIRGGQLLVLDPSQRNVLKTVAASLRRGKRGGRERYVRIPRLAILDLLELRRHGVQVVLPERERKILDRLSRLEAVPRKAVPEKLRTDLRLYQAEGYDWLSFLYENRFGACLADDMGLGKTVQAIAFLAAIKEGIVTSRAPGLASLVVMPPSLLFNWESEIQRFYPGLKLAVYRGKARSPEFGDADLVLTTYDIVRRDIDILSVMQFDVIVFDEAQAVKNLFAKSTGAARRLRCAFAMALTGTPVENHLGEYYSILDLVAPGIFGDYEDVRRKIRKDDPAFLEAIRSRSRPFVLRRAKETILPDLPPKVESDIFLDLTDRQKVLYRRAAESAREEVDRAYRTRTEGRARIIALTAILRLRQLCLSPELLLPAKRETAPKIEFLLSRLEELREEGHSVLVFSQFTTYLDLVERAMRERGMSALRLDGATPVPERKRRVESFQGGEEPSVFLLSMKAGGKGLNLVKASYVLLLDPWWNPAVERQAADRAHRIGQVRKVTVLRLLMRHTVEEKMVALSSRKAGLYKALLGEPGESGGAPLSREDFAYLLG; from the coding sequence GTGAACCTCCCCAAGGATGCCTCGTCGACGGAGCCGTTCTTTTCCATGCTCCTCGACCTCGACGGGAGGGGCATCGACGTATCGATCCTGCGGGACGGCCGGCGCGTCGTCCATGCCTCGCTGGCTCCCGGGCCGCTCTCGTCGTTCCTGCCCGGGGCGGCAGAGCCCGTCTCTGAACCCCGCGAAAAACTCCGGAAGCATTTTCTTGCCCATGCCGACGGCTATCCGGTCGCCGTCCGCTTTTCCCGCCGCATCCTCCCGATGCGATGGGTGGGATATTCGGTCCGAGGGACCCGGACCGAGGCCGATCTCGTCGAGGGAGGCCTGCTTGTCCTTCGGCACCGGGTGATCGTCGGCTCCGGAAGCCGTAAAGGACCTATCGTGCGGGACGGATTCTTTTTCGATCTGGTCCGGGGCGAGTTCGGTCTGCTTCCGCGGGACGGGGGATGGCGTGCCTGGCACCGGATGCGCCGTCACCTCCACGGAAAGGGCGTCCACCCGGTCGAGGAGGATGTCCCGGGCCGGAAGGCCGTCTTTCTGGCGGCCGATGTGGAACGTCAAGGGATCCCGGTCGGCGACGAATTCCCAGCCGAGGAGGGCGGCCTTCAGATCCGGATCAACGGCCGGCCGGTCGTGGCGGAACCCGTCGTCCCGTCGCCCGGCCTGTCGATCCATCCCTCCGGCAATCCCCGCACACCGTGGGTCATCCGGGGCGAGCTGAAGATCGGGAACCATTTATTCCCGATTTCAGAGGAGGCGATCCGCGTCTTCAGGCCCGAGTCGATCCCGTCCCTCATTCGGCGTTCAGGCGGCGAGCCCGGGTGGTACGACGCCATGCACGAAGCCATGCTCCCCGGCGCGGAGCCGTCGTCCGGGCGGGAGACTTATCGTGCTGCGTTCGACGCCATCGGGCACCTTCGGGAAAGCGTGGCGATGGTCCTTCCGCTCGAGGGGCGGTGGGTGTCGTTTTGCTCAGATCCGCTGAATCAGGCCCGCATGCTCGAAATCCCGTTTCGACTGTTCGGGTTCCGCATCTTTCAGGGCGCGAGGGAGCCGGGCGAGCTCCGGGTCCCGGGAGCCGAGGTCAACGAAAGGCTGCACGCACTCCTTGCGGCAACGACCGCCGGCGGATTCCCGCTCTCCTATGAAGACCGGGACGTCGCGTCCGCAAACGTCACGGTTTCCGTCGAAGCGGCGGGCGGCCAGTTCGACTGGTTCGAGGTCCGCCCAGAGATCTCGATCGACGGCGAGTCCCTCGACGAGGCGACCTGGGAGGAAGCGCTCCTGCGGGATGGATTCGTCATCCGGGGGGGGCAGCTCCTGGTTCTCGACCCATCTCAGCGGAACGTCCTGAAAACGGTCGCCGCATCGCTGCGGCGCGGGAAGCGGGGCGGGCGCGAGCGTTATGTCCGCATTCCCCGGCTGGCGATCCTCGATCTCCTGGAATTGCGGCGCCACGGTGTTCAAGTCGTCCTACCCGAGCGGGAACGAAAGATTCTCGACCGCTTGTCCCGTCTTGAAGCGGTTCCCAGGAAGGCCGTTCCCGAGAAGCTCCGCACCGACCTGCGCCTTTACCAGGCCGAAGGGTACGACTGGCTGTCCTTCCTTTACGAGAACCGCTTCGGAGCGTGCCTGGCCGACGACATGGGCCTCGGCAAGACGGTTCAGGCGATCGCATTCCTGGCTGCGATCAAGGAGGGCATCGTCACCTCCCGCGCCCCTGGCCTCGCTTCGCTTGTCGTCATGCCGCCGAGCCTGCTGTTCAACTGGGAAAGCGAGATCCAGCGATTCTATCCGGGGCTGAAGCTGGCGGTCTACCGCGGGAAAGCGCGATCGCCGGAGTTCGGCGACGCGGATCTCGTGCTCACGACCTACGACATCGTCCGCCGCGACATCGACATCCTGTCGGTCATGCAGTTCGACGTGATCGTCTTCGACGAGGCGCAGGCGGTCAAGAACCTGTTCGCGAAATCGACCGGGGCCGCCCGCAGGCTGCGATGCGCATTTGCGATGGCGCTGACCGGCACGCCCGTCGAGAATCATCTCGGAGAATACTATTCGATCCTCGACCTCGTGGCTCCGGGCATCTTCGGGGATTATGAGGACGTCCGGCGCAAGATCCGGAAGGATGATCCCGCCTTCCTCGAGGCCATCCGCAGCCGGAGCCGTCCCTTCGTCCTTCGGCGAGCGAAGGAGACGATCCTGCCCGATCTTCCGCCCAAGGTCGAAAGCGACATCTTCCTCGATCTGACCGACCGGCAGAAGGTCCTCTACCGGCGCGCCGCCGAATCGGCCCGCGAAGAGGTCGACCGGGCTTACAGGACGAGAACCGAAGGGCGCGCACGGATCATCGCGCTTACGGCGATCCTCCGGTTGCGGCAGCTGTGCCTTTCGCCCGAGCTACTACTCCCGGCGAAGCGGGAAACTGCGCCCAAGATCGAATTCCTGCTGTCGAGGCTTGAGGAACTGCGCGAGGAAGGGCATTCGGTGCTCGTCTTTTCTCAGTTCACCACCTATCTCGATCTCGTCGAGCGGGCGATGCGCGAGCGCGGGATGTCCGCCCTGCGCCTCGACGGGGCGACGCCCGTGCCCGAGCGGAAGCGGCGGGTCGAGTCTTTCCAGGGGGGGGAAGAGCCGTCGGTGTTCCTGCTCAGCATGAAGGCGGGCGGGAAGGGGCTCAACCTGGTCAAGGCGTCCTACGTGCTCCTGCTCGACCCCTGGTGGAATCCGGCCGTCGAGCGACAGGCGGCCGACCGGGCGCACCGGATCGGGCAGGTCCGCAAGGTGACCGTCCTGCGGCTCCTGATGCGGCATACGGTCGAGGAGAAGATGGTGGCGCTGTCCTCGCGAAAGGCAGGGTTGTACAAGGCGCTCCTGGGCGAGCCGGGGGAATCGGGCGGGGCGCCGCTTTCCAGGGAAGATTTCGCCTACCTGCTCGGGTGA
- a CDS encoding HD domain-containing protein codes for MIRKALMLKLFDAAYMQRWNDKLRPVELIELDKQAHKMIIAYFLAKFEEDEGGQPVDWVELIEGGIFELLQRIVITDLKPPIFYKIKEDRKKYRKLNEWVEEELKPVLSSLGKPFCRRFREHFVRANDDTHTRRILNAAHFCATKWEFAIIERANPGGYDIDDIRNDLERKLGHYSDLKGIIALAEERRFRNFIDLAGQLRFQTRWAHLHRIPKTSVLGHSLYVAILSYLFSLEIGACPRRRVNNFLTGLFHDLPEVLTRDIISPVKRSVEGLSELIKEYEKEQLEKEVYRLIPDRWRPDFLMYAEREFESFVTVDGVLTETNSGEIGARYNKDIFNPKDGALVKGADNLAAFLEAYAGIRNGSVSQDLQMARFNIKEQNQGLSIAGLDFGAIYSDFD; via the coding sequence ATGATCCGCAAGGCCCTTATGCTGAAGCTTTTCGATGCCGCCTACATGCAGCGCTGGAACGACAAGCTGCGCCCCGTCGAGCTGATCGAGCTCGACAAGCAGGCGCACAAGATGATCATCGCCTATTTCCTGGCGAAGTTCGAAGAGGACGAAGGAGGACAGCCGGTCGACTGGGTCGAGCTGATCGAAGGCGGGATCTTCGAGCTGCTCCAACGGATCGTCATCACCGATCTGAAGCCGCCTATCTTCTACAAGATCAAGGAAGACCGGAAGAAATACCGGAAGCTCAACGAATGGGTCGAGGAGGAGCTCAAGCCGGTCCTGTCGTCGCTCGGCAAGCCGTTCTGCCGCCGGTTCCGCGAGCACTTCGTCCGGGCCAACGACGATACGCACACCAGGCGGATCCTGAATGCGGCCCACTTCTGTGCGACCAAGTGGGAATTCGCAATCATCGAGCGGGCGAACCCGGGCGGCTACGACATCGACGACATCCGGAACGATCTCGAGCGCAAGCTCGGCCACTATTCCGACCTGAAGGGGATCATCGCGCTGGCCGAGGAACGGCGATTCCGCAATTTCATCGACCTGGCGGGCCAGCTCCGCTTCCAGACCCGGTGGGCGCACCTGCACCGGATTCCCAAGACGTCGGTCCTGGGGCACTCGCTTTACGTCGCGATCCTCTCCTACCTGTTCTCTCTCGAGATCGGCGCCTGCCCGCGACGCCGGGTCAACAATTTCCTGACCGGGCTGTTCCACGATCTCCCCGAGGTGTTGACGCGCGACATCATCTCTCCGGTCAAGCGGTCGGTCGAGGGTTTGAGCGAGCTGATCAAGGAGTACGAGAAGGAGCAGCTGGAAAAAGAGGTGTACCGCCTGATTCCCGACCGGTGGCGGCCCGACTTCCTGATGTACGCCGAGCGCGAGTTCGAATCCTTCGTGACCGTCGACGGTGTACTGACCGAAACGAACAGCGGCGAGATCGGCGCGCGGTACAACAAGGACATCTTCAACCCGAAGGACGGTGCGCTGGTCAAGGGTGCGGACAACCTGGCGGCATTTCTCGAGGCCTATGCCGGCATCCGGAACGGCAGCGTCAGCCAGGACCTGCAGATGGCGCGATTCAACATCAAGGAGCAGAATCAGGGGCTCTCGATCGCAGGCCTCGACTTCGGAGCGATCTACTCGGACTTCGACTAG